In Aquincola tertiaricarbonis, the genomic stretch CTGGTGGCCATCCTGCACGGCAACGAAGAAGCCTTCCGCCGCACCCATGCCGAGCTGCCGCGGCAACTGGCCGAGGCCTGCCGCGCCGCGGGCGTGCGCCGGCTGCTGCACGTCAGCGCGCTCGGCGTGAGCCCCGACGCGCCTTCGCGCTACCTGCGCAGCAAGGCCGCCGGCGAGGCGGTGCTGACCTCCTCGGGCCTGGACGTGACCCTGCTGCGGCCCTCGGTGCTGTTCGGCGCCGAAGACCGCTTCATGAACATGTTCGCCGGGCTGCAGGCGGTGTTTCCGGTGATGCCGCTGGCCGGCGCCGACGCGAAGTTCCAGCCCTGCTGGGTGGACGACGTGGCCGAGGCGCTGGTCCGCTGCCTGGACCGCACCGAGACCATCGGCCAGACCTACGAATGCGCCGGCCCCACCGTGTACACGCTCAAGCAGCTGGTGCAGCTGGCCGGCCGCTGGGCCGGCCACGAACGGCCGGTGATCGGCCTGCCCGGTCCGCTGGGCCGGCTGCAGGCAGGCGTGATGTCGCTGCTGCCGGGTGAGCCGCTGATGTCGGGCGACAATCTCGATTCGATGAAGGTACCCAACGTGGCCACCGGCCAGCTGCCGGGCCTGCAGGCGCTGGGCATCACGCCCGCGCCGCTGGAACAGGTGGCGCCCGGCTACCTGGGCGGCCGCCAGGGCATCGCGCGGCTCGACCCGCTGCGAGCCTGCGCGCGCCGCTGAAGGAGCTGCCGCATGCAGGTGTATGCCGTGGGCGGCGCGGTGCGCGACCGCCTGCTGCGCGAGCAGGCCGGCCAGCCCGAGGCGCCGCATGTGGGCGACCGCGACTGGGTGGTGGTGGGCGCCACCGCCGAGCAGATGGGCGCGCTGGGCTATGTGCCCGTGGGCCGCGACTTCCCGGTGTTTTTGCATCCGCAGACGCATGAGGAATACGCGCTGGCCCGCACCGAGCGCAAGTCGGCCCCCGGCTACCGCGGCTTCGTGATGCATGCCGACCCCTCGGTGACGCTGGAGCAGGACCTGCAGCGCCGCGACCTGACGATCAACGCCATCGCCCAGGCCGAGGACGGCCGGTTGATCGACCCCTACGGCGGCCAGCGCGACCTGCAGGCCCGGGTGCTGCGCCATGTGTCCGACGCCTTCGAGGAAGACCCGGTGCGCATCCTGCGGCTGGCGCGCTTCCTGGCCCGCTGGCCCGATTTTTCGGTGGCCCCCGAAACGCTGGCGCTGTGCCGGCGCATGGTGCAGGCCGGCGAGGTGGACGCCCTGGTGCCAGAGCGGGTGTGGCAGGAGCTGTCGCGCGGGCTGATGGAGCC encodes the following:
- a CDS encoding complex I NDUFA9 subunit family protein, whose product is MRNILVLGGTGFVGRAVAERLVRRSGGAGGRIVVPTRRYYRGNHLRSLPTVEVVQANVNDPQQLARLVAGCDAVINLVAILHGNEEAFRRTHAELPRQLAEACRAAGVRRLLHVSALGVSPDAPSRYLRSKAAGEAVLTSSGLDVTLLRPSVLFGAEDRFMNMFAGLQAVFPVMPLAGADAKFQPCWVDDVAEALVRCLDRTETIGQTYECAGPTVYTLKQLVQLAGRWAGHERPVIGLPGPLGRLQAGVMSLLPGEPLMSGDNLDSMKVPNVATGQLPGLQALGITPAPLEQVAPGYLGGRQGIARLDPLRACARR